A stretch of the Vanacampus margaritifer isolate UIUO_Vmar chromosome 6, RoL_Vmar_1.0, whole genome shotgun sequence genome encodes the following:
- the LOC144053798 gene encoding protein phosphatase 1H-like: MLTRVKSAVATFMGGVITGGGGGGGGDPSGVSEVAPKFPYGRPEFLELSPDEVECSADHSARPIVILKESKRLPWSTGYAEAINAGKSTLNEDQASCEVLAVKRRLPGGSATSNWGPAARRRSSLPNGEGLGLRETLANSDDLTFHYWGLFDGHAGCGAAVVASRLLHRHIALHLQEVMDILRTPDLQPPTCLSEEPIRWHHQHLKPTSNSRALARAASLRGAAGAPGSPSAPPARFFAEKKVSHESLVVGAIENAFKDMDVQIEKERAVSNTSGGCTALVVLYVLGKLYVGNAGDSRAVIIRGGEVIPMSREFTPESERQRLQFLAYMQPHLLGNEFTHLEFPRRVQRKEVGKRMLYRDFTMSGWAYKTIEDNDLKFPLIYGEGKKARVLATIGVTRGLGDHNLKVHDSNIYIKPFLSCCPEVKVYPLAQYEHDPDDVLVVGTDGLWDVLSNQEVSEAVTCFLANCDPDDQHRYTMAAQDLVMRARGVLKDGGWRISGDRLGSGDDISVYVIPLAHYDALY; this comes from the exons ATGCTCACTCGGGTGAAATCGGCAGTGGCCACCTTTATGGGGGGCGTAATaaccggcggcggcggcggcggcggcggcgacccCTCCGGCGTTTCGGAGGTGGCCCCGAAATTCCCGTATGGCAGACCGGAGTTCCTGGAACTGTCGCCAGATGAAGTGGAGTGCTCGGCGGATCACTCCGCGAGGCCCATCGTCATCCTGAAGGAGAGCAAGCGGCTGCCCTGGTCCACCGGCTACGCAGA GGCGATCAACGCGGGCAAGAGCACCTTAAACGAGGATCAGGCCAGCTGTGAGGTGCTGGCGGTCAAGAGGAGACTGCCGGGCGGCTCCGCCACCTCCAACTGGGGCCCCGCGGCCCGGAGGAGGTCCTCCCTGCCCAACGGAGAGGGACTGGGCCTCAGGGAGACTTTG GCCAACTCGGACGACCTGACCTTCCACTACTGGGGCCTGTTCGACGGCCACGCCGGCTGCGGGGCGGCCGTGGTGGCGTCACGCCTCCTCCATCGCCACATTGCGTTGCACCTTCAGGAGGTGATGGACATCCTGCGCACGCCCGACCTCCAGCCGCCCACCTGCCTGAGCGAGGAGCCCATCCGCTGGCACCACCAGCACCTCAAGCCCACCTCGAACTCTCGCGCCCTCGCCAGGGCCGCGTCGCTACGGGGAGCCGCCGGCGCCCCCGGGTCGCCGAGCGCACCGCCCGCGCGCTTCTTCGCGGAGAAGAAAGTGTCGCACGAGAGCCTGGTCGTCGGCGCCATCGAGAACGCGTTCAAAGATATG gaTGTCCAAATAGAAAAAGAGCGTGCCGTCTCCAACACTTCCGGAGGTTGCACTGCTCTGGTGGTGCTCTACGTGCTCGGGAAGCTCTACGTGGGCAACGCTGGAGACAGCAG AGCTGTCATCATCAGGGGAGGCGAGGTCATCCCAATGTCAAGAGAGTTCACACCCGAGTCGGAGCGGCAACGACTGCAGTTCCTG GCCTACATGCAGCCCCACTTACTAGGAAATGAGTTTACACATCTGGAGTTCCCGAGGAGAGTGCAGAGGAAGGAGGTTGGGAAGAGGATGCTGTACCGTGACTTCACCATGTCAGGATG GGCTTATAAAACCATCGAGGACAATGACTTGAAGTTTCCTCTCATCTACGGGGAAGGGAAGAAG GCCCGGGTGCTAGCGACCATCGGCGTCACCAGAGGTCTTGGCGACCACAATCTCAAAGTGCACGACTCAAACATCTACATCAAGCCTTTCCTCTCTTGCTGTCCGGAG GTCAAAGTTTACCCGTTGGCGCAGTACGAACACGATCCAGACGATGTCCTGGTCGTGGGAACTGACGGCCTGTGGGACGTCCTCTCCAACCAGGAAGTGTCAGAGGCCGTCACCTGCTTCCTGGCCAATTGCGACCCCGACGACCAGCACAG GTACACTATGGCTGCCCAGGACTTGGTCATGCGTGCTCGTGGCGTGCTCAAGGACGGAGGCTGGAGGATCTCCGGGGACAGGCTGGGCTCCGGGGACGACATTTCCGTCTACGTCATCCCACTGGCGCACTACGACGCGCTCTACTGA